One Leopardus geoffroyi isolate Oge1 chromosome E1, O.geoffroyi_Oge1_pat1.0, whole genome shotgun sequence genomic window, acccaggtgccccatgatcaTTTCTGACATTCATCACAGTGGTGGAAGTGTTGTACCCTAATTGCCTTAAAAGAGgacattttgtttctaattcatATTCACATCAATGAGTGATAGAGGTTTATTAAAGATTTAGAGTCCCATTTGCTTCTAATTTCAGATTTCTAATTAGAGACTGAGGTAAAGACTGAatggtttggggtgcctgggtggcacagttgagcgtccgacttcggctcaggtcatgatctcagggtctgtgagttcaagccccgcgtcaggctctgtgctgacagctcagagcctggagcctgtttcggattctgtgtctccctctctctctgaccctcccccattcatgctctgcctctctctgtctcaaaaaaatgaataaaggttaaaaaaaaaaaaaaaaaagactgaatgttttAATCATCTTCGAGTCTGACTTTACATGTTCTTCCACCTTACAGGCTCTCTAGGCAACACCAGAATTATCAGTGAAGAATATATTAAATGGCTCAAGGGTTACTGTGAAGCATTTTTCTACGGCTTAACAGTGAAACTCCTAGAACCAGTTCCTGTCTCTGCCACGAGGTGTTCCTTTAGAGTCAATGATAACACACAAAACCTACAAATTCACGCAGGTAAATTAAAACAGCTTTACAATTTGAACTGAGTACAGGAGATCTATACATAGGTGTATACGGAGAGACATGTATGGATGTACGTATCTCACACACGCATCCCTTTTTAAATAGGGCACATCCTGAagttcttaaaaaagaagaaacctgaAGACGCCTTCTGTATTGTGGGAATAACGATGATTGATCTTTACCCAAGAGACTCCTGGAATTTTGTCTTTGGACAGGCCTCTTTGACAGATGGTACTCCTTTTTGACATTATTGGTAAAAATATCCTCAACTTGAGAATACTGGAAGATGTTGATAGAGGGGAAAAGTTCCAGCCAGTTATAATTTTGGTACTACAGGCTGTATGGTATTTCTGGAGCATCATGCTGGTGTGGGAAATGTGCTGTGGATAGATTCTGATGACCTGGGTCCCTGGCCCTGTCAGCCATTCACTACCTATGTGACCTTGAGGCCAATAataccgattttttttttaagtttatttatttattttgtgggggaaggagcagagggagagagagaatccccagtagaccccacactgtcagcatagggcctgatgtggggcttgaactcaggaaccgtgagatcgtgacctgagccaaagtcgagagccggaggcttaactgactaagccacccaggcgcccctgacaataCCTATTTCAGAGAGCCCTTTTGCGATGGGTTACCTAACAGTGCTGATACATAAACAGTGTGGATACATAAACTGTATACATATGCCTGGCATATATATAAGGCGTTCAGCACGGCAGACAGTAGGTGTCCGAAACTGGGTAGCAAGGTGAATGAAGTCCAGTAAGGATGTTTGAACTGTCATTAACGTAAGTGAAAGTCTTGCTAATTGCTTTTCAATTCTTAGTTCTCTCACATAGACAGGAAACTATAGGCTGATGTACAGGTGTATGCTTCTTGTCCTGTGTCTCATGAcgtcttgttattttatttttgtaaaaaagtcGACTCCAGGTTTGGATTTAAGATGTGGTCACCTTGACTCATCAGGGATTCTGCATGGTGATACTGGGGGTAGGAAAGGATCTGGAAGCAAATCCTATTTTTGcccgatttttttttcttcttcccttctgtccACTTCTTTCTTCCGCACCCCTCCCTTTTTTGCTGTCATTTCTCTACCTTCGTCCCCTAGGATCTGACAAGTTGGAGGGGGACAGTCCAATGCACTAAGGGGAGTGGTTGTCTGTTAgcaatgtgggggtggggaacagggaCTGTACCTATTCTGAGTTCCAGTTTGTGGACTGTCTAGGTGTTCTTGGTCTTTAACAAATGTTTCTTTGTTAGGTATCTCCATCTCTGACACATTGATCGGGTCGGGGGGACCCAGGGCACCACAGAACCTGTTCTTCCCCCTTACTCCTTCATGGGGGTTTCTCCATTTACATTTCTATGGCGCCCCCTCCCCAGTCAGCATACTCTCCTGGAGACTCTGGTCACTGCTGTCTTTCTGACTTTTGTATGAGCTGTCTTTCTATCAGAAGTAAATTTTTACGAGCTAAATTTTTATGTCCCCTTTTATTATTTACCTGACAGAGACAGaaaccttaaaaatttaaaacaatttatctGGACATTGCCAGCTGATTCATCTTATGCATTTCAAGAGGGCAGGAGGCATTTTCCCAAAATGTTTCTActttaaccaccccccccccaccctccctttaaaaaaaatttttttttagtgtttatttattgagagaaccagagacagagcacacgcgtgtgcatgagcgggggagggggcagagagagagagacacacacacacacaatccggcaggctccaggctccgggctcccagctgtcagcaccagagcctgacacagggctcgaactcaccaacaggAGCCAGgagccgcctgagccacccaggcagcccacccctcaccccctttTTAAGTAAGTTTCTTAACTGCTGCATGGCCTCAGAGAAGATACAGGCTTGCAGGACTGATCGGCCAGGCAGTGAGACAGTATCTTGCTACAAGTGACTGTTCTCTCCAAGTTTACGAAGATGGGGATTTTAAAACGGAGAAATATTtaattactaaagaaaataacCTTCCATTTGTAGGATTATCAGGAGGAGTGTTCTCGCTAGAGGTATTATAATGAAATATGCTCACACTTCCTTGGCAAGAGGACAGAGGAGGTCAGCCGTGACATGAATAGATTTAGTGTTTTCTTAACTTTCAGAATgcgctctttctccctctctctctctctctctctctctctctctaaatatcaAATACGAGGTGACATTTTCCAAGGGTGGGGTGAGGAGCATTCTCTTTGGATCAGGTTGGATTGGACAAACTTACTGTGAATTCATTtctttgacagaaaaaaaaaatccttattacTTTCAAGTAACAACTGAAAGAGACAAAAGTGATCATGTCAACAAGTGCCGTCATAAAGCCGTGCCCTTTAGAACGAGCTGTGCAGCAAAGCCTGTTCTCCACCTGTGCAGAGGTGGTTGCTACGAGCCTCAGGGTAACAGGAAGTCAGTTACGAGGGTGTTTATTCTGGTCACCTGACAGCAGCCACATAGTACAGTTGTGTTGTGAGcgaggaagggcaggaggggagagggtctGTCTCTAGGCGTGGTCTCGGGCATGGTCTCCAAGCATCAGGGCAGTCGCACGGCGGTTTTCCTCAGCCTGGTACCAGGGACATCCAGGAACTCTCCCCGACACACAGGACCTAGAGATCtgtttattgtgttctttttttaaagtttatttatttattttgagacagagacagagcacgagctgataaggggcagagagagaaggagagaggattccaaccaggttccatgctgtgagCGCATAGCCCGActaggggctcgatcccacaaaccgtgagatcgtgagctgagccaaaaccaagagtcacacggttaaccggctgagccacccaagtgcccacgTTTATCGTGTTCTTAAAGAggaaagttggggcgcctgggtggcgcagtcagttaagcgtctgacccttggtttcggctcaggtcgtgatgccacagtccgtgagatcgagccccgccttgggctctgtgctgacggtgtggagcctgcttgggattccgtctgtcctcttctgcctgcccctcctccgcgtgctctgtctctgttgctctaaaaagaaataaattaacttaaaaaaaaaataagagtgagGTCATGGGTGTGTGTTGTCCATTTTTCATCGTTCCTCTTGGAGTACTTGGTTTGGACTgttctggggagaaaaaaaaagacttcttccGTGGGGAACAAAAACCTCTGGAACTCCCGATTTCTCGAGAATTTGAGCCTCGAGCCCCTTGTGTTTTATAGGGCGGGGCAAATTGGACAGCAGCCGCAGACTTGGGTAGGGCAACCCCGGGGCCGACGGCCACCTCCGTCTTGGCAAACCTCCAGCACATGAGACCATGGGAACATGGGAGCGCCGACGAGACGCCCGGGCGGGCTCTCCTTGTTGGTTTGTCCTTCAGGAATCTTGCTCCCCTCTTCTTTCTGCTTGTCCTCCTTTTGTAGGTGTGGGGATATTCAGCTTTGCCAGGTATGGCAGTGATTTTTATAGCTCCCGCTACGAAGGCAGAGTGAGCAAGCTGCAGAAAGCATCCTCGAGTGACTATGCAGTTTTCGATAACTATTACACTCCTCAAGTGACCAGTGTTCTGCTGCTTCGTTCCTGTAAGGTgagttgttgaaaaaaaaaaaaaaaaatccaacaggagtattttttaaagagctcttcccccctcccatgtttatttatttgtttttgagagagagacagagagacagaatcccaagcaggctccacgctgccagcgcagagcccgacgagaggctcgaactcacgaaactgtgagatggggacttgagccgagatcaggtcggacgcttaaccagctgagccacgcaggcgccccagagagCTGTTAGTTCCCTAAATTGTATGTCAGCAGTCCTTAAGGTAATATGACAAATGAATTTGTATCATTCGTATGCTTTTGATGGACATCGTGTTTGCCTGAAATTACcgataaaaacaatttaaatggaTACCTTGATAGTGACATTTACAGTATCTGTGCTGGAATTATGCCCTGTTAGTTATGTACAGCCTCAGTTATGTACagccccacatcctcaccactaGTTCAATTCCAGAAGTCTGGTATGAGTAAGTAACTGACTCTTTGAAGTTGTGGTCATCAAGAAAAGCCGCTCTTGGAGGGCCTCTGCTGGCAGGTGTCTTGAGAATGGTTTCCTCTTGGGCCCCAGGCTACCCTCTACTGAGGTTAGCTCCACTGACAGCTCCTGATTaatctccccaactcgtgctctttGGAGAGCCTGTTTCctgatttttccccttttccttagCCGGAGACATAGGCATTTCCTGCAGCTGGGAAGTTCTTTCTTCATTCCTAGCCACCTCTTCAGGTTTGAGAGCTACACTGCCTGGAACAGTGTTTTCCGAGTGTGTACCCTGCATCAGCATCCGCTGGTGTGCTCGTTAACGTGGAGACGGGAGCCCCCTTCCTTCCAAACCTACCGACTCAGCATCCCTGGGAGAAAGGACCCAGAATCTGAATCGTAACAAGTGTCCCACTTGTTTGGAGCATGGCTCTCAGGCTGGGATGATCTTGCCCCCCCGGGGACtttttggcaatgtctagagacgtTTCTGGTTGGCACAGTTGAGTAGAGGCTGTGGATGGTGCTAAGTaccctacagtgcacaggactgctgttcccccccccccgccccgtacaCAAGAATGATCCTACCCAATACATCAGGGGTCTCAAGGCTGGGCAACCTGGCTGCAGGTATACTTAAGAAATTAAGTCTAGGAAGGAAGGCAGTGTAAGTAGGGAAATGAAGGATTAAGTTTGGGGGCAGGTTGAAGTTTTGGTGATGATGGTAAGGGAGTTGCCTCCCCTACCCTTGTTTcttggaaaagcaagaaaaagaaggaagggctAACCCACTGATGATGGTGGCGCCATAAAGCTTTGATGTGAATGTCTTGCAGACTTTAACCCACGAGATCGGACACATATTTGGACTCCGACACTGCCAGTGGCTCGCAtgcctaatgcagggctccaaccacTTGGAAGAAGCCGACCGGCGCCCGCTCAACCTTTGCCCCATCTGTTTACGCAAGTTGCAGTGTGCCATTGGCTTCAACATAATAGAAAGATACAAAGTAAATGAGGGGAAGAACAAAAGGGGGAAGTGGTTATATAAGTAGCAAACTACCATTTTCTATTAGGCCCTTCTCTGGAGCTATAATTTATCAGAGGAAATTAGTGCAAAGATAAGCAGGAAGCTGTggttacaaaaaaagaaaaccctgcaaAGAAATCTCATTAAAAACTGCCTTGCCCCTGAGAGCCTTACACTTGTCGTTGAGTGAGAAATGGTGAAGGAGGGAATCTGTACTTCCCATTCCCTAAGGCCAGGAGAGCTTGACTTGTCGCAGAACAGTAAACGTTGATGCGTGCGGCCCAGTTCATGTCTGACAACTACATAAAACGCACAGAGATGGTTTCTCTTTCCAAATGTGGGACAGGGGTATGCAATTCACTGGGAGGAGAGGATGGGTTTCTttaagaaggaagaggggaggtaCCGAATCTCAGGATGCATGTGCGCGTAGGTGTGTCCACACGTGCCCACGAACGTGTCAGTGGCCATCGCGGGACTCCTGGTGGGAGGGACCCCGCGTGCAGGTGGCTTTACGTACGTGCGTCCACCTGCGCCTCTGTGCTCGCTTGCAGACGTGCCCGCTTCCGCATCGGGTTAAAAGCACGCGCCCGGTGCCCCGTGGGACATCTGGCGAGCCGAGGAaagcctacccctcccgcccAGCAAAAACCCGTGAGGGGTGTCTTTCTCTCTggtcttccccacccacccccctgccccgggcACACGCTGACCATCACTCGTAATCCTAGCGTGTGCGTTGGAGGTAAACGCTCTTTCCCCCAGTGTTGTTTCATGTGCACAAACATCTTTATCAAACGGAACATCTCCCTGGGGCAACTGAAGTCACTGATTGCGATAACGTGATTTTGAAGGCCGTGTTTTTCTCTAGCCTAAAACCGTCTTGCTCCGATTTGTTAAAACGTGCGTCtggtttgtgtttttcaaggcGCTGGTGAGGTGGATCGAGGACGAGTCGGACAGCCCCGGAGTCAGTACGAAGCGCAGTCGTGAGGGTACCGTGGATTTACCGAAACCCGTGGACGCCTTTAAGGAATGGAAAGAGTGGATAATAAAATGCCTTGCTGTTGTCCAAAAATAAGGACCTTCACTTCACATAGGAGTAATTACAATAAACATTTGCAGACTCTGCTTTCATTTGGACGGAGTACTTCGTTAGAGTAAACTGTTTACCGATTCTGCCCGGTGTCAGGTAACAGGATGGAACCTTCTTGAAAGCACCCGAACTTTGAAAtgaggcttattttttttaatgtttatttattttgagagagagagagagacactgtgtgcgagtgggggaaaggcaggaagagagagaatcccaagcaggctgcatgctgtcagcgtagagcccgacacgggactcgaactcacaaaccgtgagatcatgaggcagacctgagctgacatcgagAGCCGGACGctgaaatgactgagccacccaggcaccccattttagCATTGTGAATGATAGGAACTATAAACTCCTCTGTCTTGATAGCCTGGCCTGTGGTAGGGAGCACATCCTTTCCATTCTTCAAATATGCTTAGGTCTCGAGACAGCCGGGACTAGCagataagtaagtaaatattctaaaaactGCTGCCTGTGTCCTGAGAACGGATTTCCAAGGCACATCATTTCCGGGGGCAGACGCTTGGTTCGTTTCCTGGAGGAGGGACTCCCTCCTTTGCACCCAGGCCGGTCAGCTGCTCTACTCGATTCCTTGCCTGTGGCCTCTCCTTCCCAGACGGGGGCTGCCTGCTCTCCTTTGATTCCTTGCTGGTTGTCAGCGTGAGCCTCAAGGACGCAATGGCACACTTGGGTTTTCGGCAGCTTATCAAATGTgacctcctggggcacctggctggctcagttaagcggcTTGGTTTGGGCtcatgatctcaacgtttgtgggctccagccctgtgtcgggctcctcgctgacagtgcagagcctgcttgggatagtctctctctctgaccctcccctgctcgaatTCTCTCTTGcgcaaaatacataaacataaaatagaatgTGACTTCTCACTAGTGACAAGTGAAGATAGTGGAACGTGTACTACAACAGACATAGGATTTGTGAGGGGTCTTGCTCATAATTTGCTACAACGGCCCTTAGGTTTGTGAGTGTTGCACTTTGCCTGTAGGCTCAGAGCAGGTGTCGGGTTTATTCCCACAATAGtatctccctcccttctttgcaCTGGGAAGTGTTTCCTTGAGTAGGGGGAGGCCGTGATGCGGTTACCTGTTGGCCCATGATGGCCTGCAGGGCTGGGAACGTCAGCTGGATTTCCTCAGTGGGGAACAGGTTGAAAACCACAGACTTGACACGTCTCCTCTGAGAGATCAATGTATCCTGGAAACCTAGAAATTATGTCAGATCATTTAACTGAATGCTGGTGAGGAGACTGCATTTCTCATGTTCCCATCTTAACCTCAAGGGTAACACTTCTGGGTAATTAAACATTTTGATCTTTTGACCCTAAATTTTTTCGCTGTTATTTATTATAGTGTGatttaaagcacattttataACTGCATCAATGGTTTTCCTGGCTACAATTCATTTTCTTACTTGATTAAAGCTCATAAGGTCATTTAGAAAATGGTGATTTATGTTGAAACTAATtggagagtggggcgcctgggtggctcagttggttaagcactggactttggctcaagtcatgatctcatggtttgtggcttggagccccacttcgggctctgtgctgacagcttggagcctggagcctgcttcaggttctgtcgccctctctctgcccctcccctgctcatgctctgcctctctctctctctctctctctctctcaagaataagacattaaaaaaattttaaactaattggAGAGAGAACGCTTGGTCATTCTAATATGAAAAGACAGTTAAAGGGAGCACGGACTTTTACCGGTTGTTACgggttttatttcctccttgaaAAATGTACTACTGTCCGGTCTGTTCAGTTTTCCTCTGTTTACCTACAAGGTCGGGACGGGTTTAGTGCTGTAGGTCAGCAAGAATTACAAACCTACAAATTCAGATTTGGCTAGGTGTGTCATTTAGGGGTTGCAGTTATTTGGAGAAGATATAAAATCCATTTGTACCTACCTTGCACTGACCAGGAAAAAAGTCTTCTAGTAAAGAATCCAATCGTTCAGTCCTTTAAAAGTTGGGCAAATTTCATGTGACAGGGACTTATTCGGCGATCATCAATTAAGTGTATAGTATCGCattgtacttttaaattttttttttttaacatttatttatttttgagacagagagagacagagcatgaacaggggaggggcagagagagagggagacacagaatccgaaacaggctccaggctccgagctgtcagcacagagcccgacgtggggctcgaactcacggaccccgagatcgtgacctgagccgaagtcggacgcctaaccgaccaagccacccaggcgcccccgcattGTACTTTTAGACGGTTTCCCAgcgttaaatttaaaaatagaatttgttgACTGCAAGGAAATTGTACGTACTACGAATAAATCTTGTTTTGCGAAACGATTTGCACTCACTAACACACACAAATCCAGAGTTTGCTTTGCCAATGCCGAACGAACAAGGTAAGAGTAAAGAGAATGGATTTGTTCGCCGTCTAAACGCAGTTCTAGAAATCAGTGCATCTGAAATGCTGTTCACGTTGTCGCCTGAGTGACTAGCAGTCTCTCTGGTCAAGAGAAGGATTAAGTGTCGACAGGTTAGTCCGGAAAGCTTTGTAACGGTGACGGCTGGACAGAAGAACGTGGCCTCGTCCGGCCGGTCCTCTGGAGCCCGCGGGCCCCCGGGCGCGAGCCGCGTCTCCTTTCCGCACCCCGGGGTGCCGCGCCGGGTGGCTGGGGGGGCACAGGTGGTGGCCGCGGGCCGCGACGGCgctgcaccccccgcccctcccccaggcggCGCTGTCCCGTCCGCAACCCGAACGGCGGCGCCGTTCCACCCCGTAACCCCCCGGCGGCGCTGTCCGGTTCCCCGACccgcgccgcgccccgccccgccccgccccgccccgccgccgcgaGCTCGCGCGGCGCGTCCCCAACCCGCGCCCCCGGCCGTCCCCGCGCGCCCCCGGCCCGCAGCGAGGCCTCCTGGGAGTGGGGGCGCAGCAGCCGCGGGAAGGCCGGCGGATcggcgcggcgggcggcggcggagCCGTGAGTGCGAGCGAGCGAGCGGGCTCGGGGGCGCGTGTGCGCGGCGCCGGCGCTCGGAGGCCGCGTGGGCGCCCCTCGCGCGGTTCTGGGGACCAGCGAGAGCGGCACCGTCCAGTGCGCGTAGAGCGCGGGCCCCGGGTGTCACCTTGCCGTGCCTGGGAGGCACGTGAGCACGTGCACAAGGGGGCACGTGGACTGAGGTTGGAGCGCACAGTTTAGCCCAGTGCATCCCCGATATTACCGTTGCAACCCGTCCTCGGCCTGAAAAAGAACCTTCTCTTCTCGTCCTGGGTGGCCGCATCTCCGCCCCGGAGGCCACGCTGCACGTGCTCCCCGGGGCTCCGCGCGGCTCGGGGCTCGTGGCTGTAGATTAGGGCGGGTTTCTGCGCAAAGACGCACCTGCGAGGCGGCACCAGGAGGAACGAACGGGAAAGGCTGTTTCAGGGGAAGCGTCGCGCGGGGTTCTTCCGGGGTGTGAACACTGCTAAGGGCCTTCGCGTTCGGTATTGACCGGCCCGCAGGTCTGGCTGTTCCCTTCCGTGgcattggttttggttttggttgtttaCCCCCTCCCGTTACCAAGGGCCTGGCATGGCCTTTAAACGTGCTTTTATGCTTGGAATGCGGAATCGTCAAGTGTTAGTAATAACGTGCATGCTGTTCAGTTCACACGTGATGAAACAAGGCCGCAGTAGCTAAGTAAACTTGTGCACGGTAGCACCCGTGGCAAAGACAAAACGGGTCCAGATCTCCCTCATTTCgaattctgctttgttttccctCTGCCGCATGACCTCGTAAGAAGTAAAATACCACAAGCCAGAAACCTAAccgattttttcccccagattgtTTATAGAAGGGGTTGTAAAAGATTAAACTTTCTTTCAACCCCTTTTCTATTTGAGTGGGGCCATCTGGGGTTGCTCAAAGTCAGAGAAATCAGTCCGTGCACTTTGTcttagcaccaaaaaaaaaaaaaaaagattcagtatCCAGAAAAGCCCTTGCT contains:
- the AMZ2 gene encoding archaemetzincin-2 isoform X1, giving the protein METVRHSEHTLKTALISENPRLVSQYEKLDAGERRLLNEAFKPDHDLFGPITLHSQSDWIISHPEAPQDFEQFFSDPYRKAPSPDKRSIYIQCIGSLGNTRIISEEYIKWLKGYCEAFFYGLTVKLLEPVPVSATRCSFRVNDNTQNLQIHAGHILKFLKKKKPEDAFCIVGITMIDLYPRDSWNFVFGQASLTDGVGIFSFARYGSDFYSSRYEGRVSKLQKASSSDYAVFDNYYTPQVTSVLLLRSCKTLTHEIGHIFGLRHCQWLACLMQGSNHLEEADRRPLNLCPICLRKLQCAIGFNIIERYKALVRWIEDESDSPGVSTKRSREGTVDLPKPVDAFKEWKEWIIKCLAVVQK
- the AMZ2 gene encoding archaemetzincin-2 isoform X2, giving the protein METVRHSEHTLKTALISENPRLVSQYEKLDAGERRLLNEAFKPDHDLFGPITLHSQSDWIISHPEAPQDFEQFFSDPYRKAPSPDKRSIYIQCIGSLGNTRIISEEYIKWLKGYCEAFFYGLTVKLLEPVPVSATRCSFRVNDNTQNLQIHAGHILKFLKKKKPEDAFCIVGITMIDLYPRDSWNFVFGQASLTDGVGIFSFARYGSDFYSSRYEGRVSKLQKASSSDYAVFDNYYTPQVTSVLLLRSCKALVRWIEDESDSPGVSTKRSREGTVDLPKPVDAFKEWKEWIIKCLAVVQK